The sequence below is a genomic window from Spirochaetae bacterium HGW-Spirochaetae-1.
TTCAGCAGGAAATAGTCATGAGGCTCTCCACAATTCTCATGATGATCCTGAACGATAAAAGCATAGAAGACCCATCGGTATTCAACTATCTGCGCCGCATACGCGTCTGGCTCATGGTGGAGCCCCTGTGCAGCCAGTCCATGAACACGATTAAATGGATGGAGCGCGCCAATTTTGAACGGGAGTTCCGGAATTACCTGGTTAACTATTTCGGTTTCCAGAAGATGGGAGGCGAACTTAAAGAAGAAATCATTCTCATGGTTGAAAATAAGATGCGGGAGATGGAGGACCTGAAGAAAGAAAATATTTATGAGAAAGAACCCGATCATCTGCGCCGCGAGAAAGAGAAAAGAAACCTGACAAGGGAAAAAACAATCTATGACTATATGGTCCTCTTCCGGTCCTTCCTCTACGGCGAACAGATGGAGAACAATATCATAACAGATTTTCTCAGGCAGCAGTATCGTATCAGTGGAATAACCACGTTGTTCACGATTATCATAGAAGTGCTTATATATCAGCGCCCTGCGAAGATTGAGGAATTTATCTACCGCTATCGGGTCAGGACTCCCGAGGTGAGTCCTGAAGTCTGGGATTACAGCGAGGACTATCTGAAAAAAGTAGGGAAGGATCCTGAATCCAGGAGACAGCGGGAACTGGAGCACCTGAAGAAGAACGTTTCTTCCTATGAACTGGTATACAAGATGCTTAAGGTTGAGGACAGGGGCAGAAGCCTTCTCATGCGGGGGGTCGAGGCCCAGTGGAAGATACTGGACAAGAGCAAACATGATCCCCAGGATGTTTTTGATAATAATTATATCAACTATCTCGATGCTGCCGTGCAGTTTTTTAAAAATGCTTTTACCTGTCTCATAAACGGCACTCCCATAACGTTCCGTGACGAGCATCGCGACGAGTTCGAGAGCTCCGTTTTTACCGCAGATATTTTTGACGATGAACTGAAGGCCTTTGAAAGCCTGCTTAACGCGATGCACCAGTTCAGGACCGCCAATCCGACCCTGAACCTGAAGCGGGAGGAGGCAGTAAGAATAATGAGGAAACAGCTGGCCACCATGAATCACGTGGAGGACCTGATCGGTTCCATGGGGGAATATTTTTATGACCTGGCAAAGAAGCTGCTTTTTTTCTATGAGCAGCACCGCCTGTGGATTTTTTACGGCAATCAGGCCTCCGGTAAGGGCATGATACGGAGGCCACTGGAGCGCACTGATCTGGCCGGGGAGAGAGAGGAGGGAAGGCCGCTTCCCTTTTACGACTGTTCCATTATCAGGATTGAAAGCGGCACTGCTCTGAGCGACCAACTCGTGGGGAAAAAAGTGCTTGGCAATTCTTCCGGTGAAGGTATCATTGGTTATATAATATCCTACGCGTTTCAGATTGCTCACCAATGCGGTAACTCCCGGCTCCTCTCTGATCTTGAGGAGCGAAAAAAAATCCTCCGACGGATACAGGACCTGAGTTAAAACTCACATGAACTCTATATAAAATTATATATTTAGAAATGTTTTTTTTGTTTTCTCTTGACTTTTTTCCCTAGGCTGAAAATATCATTCTGAAATGAGAAAATTACATTTTCAGGGTGATATTTATGAAGCATATAGCGAACCTTAATCTGGAAACATGGGTAAAAAAACAGATTCAGCTGTGGGAACAGGCAAAAAAGGATATAATTAAAACCGATGAATTAAAGCCTTTTATAACCATATCACGGGAATATGGATGCCTGGTTAATCCCGTTGTTCTGGCGTTGGCGGAAGAATTGAATAAATATGAAAATAGCGACCAATGGAACGGTTATGATAAGGATCTGCTGCAGAAAATTCATGACGATTATGCAGTGAATGAAAAACTGCTGGAGACGCTGGATACCAAAAAGCGCGAAGAAATGACGGAACTGATGCGTGGTATGCTTACCGATTATCCTCCCCAGGTACATGCCCATTTACAGCTCATCAAGACCGTCCGGACGCTGGCAATTCAGGGACGAAAGATAATTGTGGGCCGGGCCGGTGTAGTCATAACAAAGGATATGAAATATGGCCTGCATGTCCGCATGGTAGCACCATTGGCCACGAGGATACAATCTGTGATGGAACGCCATGGAATCCGTGACAGGCTTGAGGCCGAAAAACTGGTGAAGGAAAAAGACAGGGCACGTCATGATTTTATGACCCAGTATGTCAAATTTGATGCCCAGAATCCTGCATCTTATGATCTCACCATAAACATGGCGAAATTTTCCCCACAAGAAATGATAGATCTGATTATCAATGCACTCAAGTCGAAAAAATTCCTGAAATAGACGACGAGAACCACGTATATGACATTCACAAAAGGGGTATGCCGAAAGGGTACCCCTTTTTTATCCCTTCTGTTGCGGCCATGCCATGAAAATATATTGCGAAATTTAAAAATATATATTATTCTCGTCAAATACCGCGAAACGTTATTTTACGGTCAAGGAGCGCCATGTTCATACCAACGACAAAAGAAGAGGTTAGTGCCCTTGGTTGGGCACGCCTCGATGTCATTCTCATAACCGGCGATACCTACATTGACCATCCATTCATGGGTATTGCGGTAATCGGCCGTGTCCTCATGGACCGGGGATACCGCGTGGGAATCATTGCCCAGCCAGACATCTCCGGCAGCGCCGATATTGCACGTCTCGGTGAACCGATTCTGTTCTGGGGAGTCACCTCCGGTTCGGTGGATTCCATGGTATCGAACTATAATGCCGACAGAAGCAGGCGTAAGCATGATGATCTTACGCCGGGAGGGGAGAATGACCGCCGTCCCGATCGCGCCCTTATTGCCTATACGGGGCTTATACGTCGTTATTTTAAGAATACGGTTCCCATTGTCCTGGGAGGCATCGAGGCAAGTCTCAGACGTATCGCCCACTACGATTACTGGCAGGATCAGGTCAGGCGCTCCGTACTTTTGGACGCCAAGGCCGATATCCTGGTCTACGGGATGGCCGAAAACAGCATAGTGGAGCTTGCCGACGCTTTAAAGAACAATGAAGATTTTTCGTCCATGGACGGTATCTGCTACATAGCAGGAAGTCCAGGGCAGGATTGTATCGAACTTCCTTCTTATGAGGAGGTATCCCGCGATGATATTTCTTTCGAGAAAATGTTTCACCTGTTTTATCGGAACAGCGATCCCGTGTCGGGCCGGTGCCTGGTGCAGAAACACGGAAATCGGTACCTGGTCCAGAACCGGCCGGCAAAACCTCTCTCCGTTGACGACCTTGACAGGGTAAATGAGCTTCCCTATGAGCGAGACGCCCATCCCTATTACGGGAAGCAGGGCGAGGTCCGGGCCCTGGATACTATCAGGTTTTCCATCACCTCACACCGGGGATGCTTTGGAGGATGCAATTTCTGCTCTATCGCCGTACATCAGGGACGGACCATTGTTTCCCGGAGTGAAGATTCCATCCTGCGCGAGGCCGGGGAGATGGTACGGCATCCCCGGTTCAGGGGTATAATAAATGACCTGGGGGGCGCTACGGCCAACATGTACGGCATGGATTGTGCGGTCATGAAGAGGGGGGGATTTTGTACGGGCAGGCGTTGCCTTGATGAAGAACGGTGTTCCAGGCTTGATATCGGTCACGCACGGCAGCTGGAACTGCTGAGAAAAATCAGGACGATAAAGGGGATAAAAAAAGTTTTTATCGCCTCGGGTATCCGTTATGACCTTATTGTCGATGATACACGTTTCGGCAGGGAATATCTTGCCGAGATAGTACGGTACCATCTGTCGGGGCAGATGAGGATAGCCCCGGAACATGTGGAGGACAGCGTGCTGCATCTCATGGGAAAACCCTCGGTGCGAAGGCTCAAGGCCTTCATTGCCATGTTCAGGGAGGCTGTGCAGGATATGGAGAAAAAACCGGTCCTGACTCATTACCTTATGGCCGCCCATCCGGGGTGCTCCGTCGATGACATGGTAAAAATGAACAGAATACTGTCGGGGGAATTAAAGGATATTCCGGGCCAGGTCCAGATTTTCACGCCTACCCCCTCGACATATTCAACACTCATGTATTATACCGGCAGAGATCCCTTCGACGGCAATGAACTGTTCGTGGAAAGAGACATGGGAAAAAAAGTAAAACAGAAAAATACGGTTAAACCCCGTCGCTTATAGACAGTGGGGATTTTACGGGATATATGCCGATATATATATAAGGTACCTGTTCTTTCGGTTCGTATGAAGTACATCGGAAACGGTTATTACACACAGAAAGGTATGGAAGATTGAGAAAACTCAGAATTGCTCTAACACTTCTTGGTGCCACCATAGCCATTGGCACTATGGGCTATCATGTAATTGAAGGCATGACCGTTTTTGAGGCCTTTTATATGACCATCATAACTATCAGTTCCGTCGGCTTCCAGGAGGTGAGACCTCTGACAGTGGCGGGTCGGATTATCACGATATTTGTCATTGTCACGGGCATAACCATCGCCGGATATACTCTTGGGACCATTCTCCGGATGTTTATTGAAGGAGAATTGCGGAAAACTTTCGGGAGAAGAAAAGTGGAAAAGAAAATTGCTGAATTGACCAACCATTATATAATCTGCGGGTATGGCAGAATAGGAAAGCTCATTGTGAAAGAGCTCGATGCCCGGAACATGGATCATATCGTCATTGAAAACGACGCCCAGAGTATTGAGGAACTTGAAGTCGACGGGTATCTCTATCTTCCCATGGATGCCACGGCTGATGAGACCCTTGTCAAGGCGGGCATACAGCGTGCAAAGGCCATAGTGACGGCGGTAAAATCCGATTCCGATAATGTATTTATAACGCTCACCGCCAGGGGGCTAAATCCTAACATTTTCATACTTGCCCGTTCTTCTGAGGAAAAAAATGAGATGAAACTCAGGCGGGCCGGAGCCAGCCGTGTTGTTTCACCATACCTTATAGGCGGGAAAAGAATGGCCCAGGTTCTCATCAAACCCACGGTGGTGGATTTTATTGATATCGCCATCATGGAAAGCCATCTGGGTCTGCAGATGGAGGAGGCCGTTGTCAGGCCGGGGTCTCACCTGGTGGGGAAAAACCTGGTACAGTCCAATCTCAGGAAGGATTACGGCGTGATCATAGTACTCATAAAAAAACACAGCGGTGAGATGATTTTCAATCCACTACCCGTCGAAGTACTGGAAGAGAATGATGTTATAGTGATGATGGGGAAAACGGAAGACATGGTACGAATGACCGAGGTAATATGAAGTTTTGTTCCGGATTTATTTCTGGTGGGATGGTTTCTTTCTGTCCCGCATCAATCGTGATATGCCGCTGATAAGATCGTCGAGCTTGAAGGGTTTCGGGATGAAGAGGTCAACAACGCTTTTATAGGCCTGCAGTTCGTCCAGGGCCCACCCTGAAAGAAGTATCGTGGTTATATCCTCTCTGATTTCCTTGATGCGCGCCGCCAGTTCAATGCCGGTGATTCCGGGAATGCCGTAATCGGTTATAACAAGGTCGTAATGGTTTTTTTTAAACTCTTCCAGTGCCTCACTGCCGTTTCCTGAAATGAATACCCTGTTTCCCATCCTGTCAAAAAGTTCGAACAATATTTTCTGCAGGCCTCTCTCGTCTTCAACGACCAGGATGTCCAGATCCCTTATTTTAAAATCGGAATTTTGAATTTCTTTTTTTGACTTGTCCTGTATCATGCGCGGGGGAAAGACAGTCTTGATGGAATAAGCTTCGGCCGATTCCTCTTCAATTATTTTCAAGCTTATTTTTTCCGCGGCCTGCCTGATGTCTATTCCTGAAAAGACGTTGACCATGTTGGGCAGTTGCAGTATTTCACCATCCTGGCCGTTCTTCATTATGTTGATGGTAAGGCAGAGATTGCTGTTTTCTTTCAGCGTTATAAAGAGAATTCCCTTTTTCTGAATGAAGGCCGAAACTTTTAGTATGATGGAGATGATGATTTCCCGCAGCAGGTTTGTGTCAACGCGGACATTGACCGCGGTATAGTATTTTTTTTCAATGGTGATATTTCTTTTCTTTTCCTTGTCTTCCACCTTGAACTGCATCTTGGAAAATTCAATGGCATCCTCTATGATGTTAACCAGGGGCTCCATCCTCTCCTCGTTGAGGCTGCTTTTTTTGGCGATGGAATTCTGGACGCGGCGCAGGTTATCGACGATGTCGAGGGCGGATTTTTCAATGGTTCGGATGCCTTCCATGACGGTTTCTTTCTCGGTTATCTGAAGGAGTAGCTGTGTCTGGCTCATGATGACATTGATGCTGTTATTCAGTGAATGAAGAAAACCCTTGGTGATGTCCTGCAGGAGCTGGATCCTGTTGATGGAGTTGATCCGTTCCTTCAGGGCCTTTATCTCGGTAATATCCTCCAGAATTATTTCCACGAACATGATTTCATTGCTTTCAAGAATGGGATAGATTATAAGGTTGACGATTTTTTCGCCCTTTTCGCCGGCAGATACCTTGATCTCACCTTTCCGTTTGATGGGAATGTCACCTTTGAAAATTTCCGAAACCGATTGTCTGATACGTTCGGCGTCAAAGGGAAATATGGATTTATAGCTCACGGTTTTTTTGTCGATGATATCTTCGCAGCTGCAGCCCAGAAATCCTTCAAGGGATCTGCTGCATTTGATGATCTCCATGTTTTCATCGAGGCGCATGATGGGTGTGATGCAAAACTCAAAGAGCTGCGTGTCGTACCTGAAGTTGTCCTGTGAGAATTGCGAAAGTGTTGAACGGTCAAAGGAGAGTATGCGTTCATCCACGACTCTCAGCATGGCCAGAATAGAATACACCTTTTCTTGTTCGAAAAGAGGAAACAGGTATATTTCCACGGGCAGCTGATTCCCATCGGGAGATTCCATGATGGCGAAGCAGTGTTTGCCTTGACCGTTACGGGCGCCGAGGTATGCCTGGGCGAGACGTTTTCTGTATTCAGGGAAAAGGGGATGCTGCCAGTCGAGCCTGTTAGGGCGATCCCCCGTTCCGAAAAGATTTTTGAATGACTCATTTCCGTAAGAAAGAAGCCCGTCAATGCCGATTATGCAAACGGGATAATTCATGGAATTAAATATTTTATAGTCGCATGAATCGACGGTTTCCGGTTGCAGCTCTTCCGGTTGATTTCTGGATATAGTGCTCATATTCTTTTCAGGGAATTATCATTGTAACGGTAGATAATCCGGTCAATGATTCCTTTTGTAACCTGTTTTTCAGATAAGGGCTCTTTCGCTAATAAATGTCTTTTCCCCTTTTTTTATCTCCACCGTCAAATCTTTTTTACCTGTAATCGCGCCATTTTTCCCGATGAATTCCAGGGTGATTTTATATGTGCCCGGCCGGAGGAATGTCCGTCCTATTTGCAGGCGCGCCGGCAGTGTATGCCAGCATCGCAGATCGGGCTTCATCTGGGAGAAGAGCATGGCGCCGGTTCCGGCTCCGGCCACAACGCCGATTAGACTCGACATACTCCCGCCCCCGGCTTTTTCAGCGATGGCCCTGGCAGCCAGGCCGGCGGCAATAGAGGCTGCCGCTTTTGTCACGATGGAGGCTGCCACGCGGGTTCTGAGCCTGCCGTAATCGTCCTCGAGGTTTTTGATCGCCGTGGTCGCTATATCCTCCATGTCCAGGGTGGAAAAATACTGGTTGTTTATTTTAACCCTGATAGCGTTTATCTGGTCCGTTCGTCTTTTAAATACTGGAATGGGATTCTCGGCCTTGTTGAGCGTGACCATGATGGCTCCCGTGGTTACACCGGCCGCCAGGCTCATGGTGCTCATGGAAACTATTATGGACTGTTTCATTGTCGCGTCGGACATGAGGCCGCCGCGGGAATGCTTTATGGCGGTTTTTCCTGTCTGGAAGATGACTATGAGTTCACCGGCATCAGCGGGGATTGCGTCGCGTTTTCCGAACTGCTTCGTCCATTTTGCGTAATCATCCATATAGTTCAGCTGTTTTGAAATGCGCTGCAGGTCGCGGTACACGAGATCCAGTCCGGGATTTAGCGCCAGTATCTGTTCGTATTCCTTGTAGGCATATTCAATGTCATCGGCGTCGTTGTTCATGGTGCCGATGATTTCATAGGAAACGGCGGTGAGATATTTAGCCATTATATTTTGTTTGTACCGGGCCGATCCTTCCTCGGTCTTGATTTTCAGAAGCTCCTCATTTACCATTTTGAATTCGACACGGGCCGAATCGTAGTCTTTAAGCATGAGAAAGTTAATACCCAGGTACATATGCAC
It includes:
- a CDS encoding YgiQ family radical SAM protein gives rise to the protein MFIPTTKEEVSALGWARLDVILITGDTYIDHPFMGIAVIGRVLMDRGYRVGIIAQPDISGSADIARLGEPILFWGVTSGSVDSMVSNYNADRSRRKHDDLTPGGENDRRPDRALIAYTGLIRRYFKNTVPIVLGGIEASLRRIAHYDYWQDQVRRSVLLDAKADILVYGMAENSIVELADALKNNEDFSSMDGICYIAGSPGQDCIELPSYEEVSRDDISFEKMFHLFYRNSDPVSGRCLVQKHGNRYLVQNRPAKPLSVDDLDRVNELPYERDAHPYYGKQGEVRALDTIRFSITSHRGCFGGCNFCSIAVHQGRTIVSRSEDSILREAGEMVRHPRFRGIINDLGGATANMYGMDCAVMKRGGFCTGRRCLDEERCSRLDIGHARQLELLRKIRTIKGIKKVFIASGIRYDLIVDDTRFGREYLAEIVRYHLSGQMRIAPEHVEDSVLHLMGKPSVRRLKAFIAMFREAVQDMEKKPVLTHYLMAAHPGCSVDDMVKMNRILSGELKDIPGQVQIFTPTPSTYSTLMYYTGRDPFDGNELFVERDMGKKVKQKNTVKPRRL
- a CDS encoding potassium channel protein; amino-acid sequence: MRKLRIALTLLGATIAIGTMGYHVIEGMTVFEAFYMTIITISSVGFQEVRPLTVAGRIITIFVIVTGITIAGYTLGTILRMFIEGELRKTFGRRKVEKKIAELTNHYIICGYGRIGKLIVKELDARNMDHIVIENDAQSIEELEVDGYLYLPMDATADETLVKAGIQRAKAIVTAVKSDSDNVFITLTARGLNPNIFILARSSEEKNEMKLRRAGASRVVSPYLIGGKRMAQVLIKPTVVDFIDIAIMESHLGLQMEEAVVRPGSHLVGKNLVQSNLRKDYGVIIVLIKKHSGEMIFNPLPVEVLEENDVIVMMGKTEDMVRMTEVI